The genomic DNA CCACGCCGAGCCCCGCCCGTACGAAGCCGAGCACGGCGTCCATCTCGCCGCCCTCCACCGCGAAGTCGGGTTCGAAGCCCTCGGCGCGGCAGGCGGCGACGGTCAGTTCGCGCAGGTCGTAGCCGTGCCGGAACATCACCAGACGCTCGCCCTCCAGATCGGAGATCCGCACCGTCCGCCCACGCCCCGGCACCGGCGCCTCCGGTGACGACACGACCACCAGGTCCTCGCGCAGCAGCTCCACCGTGGTCAGCGCCGGTGACGGGGTGGGCAGCGGCAGCACCACCAGGGCCAAGTCCAGGGCGCCGCGCGCGAGTTCGCGTACGAGATCGTGCGAACCGCCCTCCTCGATCAGCAGCCGGATGCCCGGATAGCGGTCGTGGAAGGCGCGCAGCACATCCGGCAGCAGGCCCGTGCACAGGCTCGGCGTCGCCCCCAACCTGATCCGGCCGCTGCGCAGTTGGACCAGTTCGAGGACCTCGTGCCGGGCCGTGTCCGCGTCGGCCAGGATGCGCCGGGCGAGCGGCAGCAGCGCCTCGCCCGCGTCGGTGAGCGTGATGTTGCCGCGGGCCCGCAGGAACAGATCCGCGCCCAGCTCCCGCTCCAGCGCCTTGATCTGCTGGGACAGCGAGGGCTGCGCGACATGGACCAGATCGGCGGCCCGGGTGAAGTGCCGGGTCTCGGCGACGGCCACGAAGTACTGGAGCTGCTGGAACTGCATGCACCCACGATAGCCGCAGCCTATGGAAACCAGGCAGACCATGTCTTGGACCGATCGGCCCCTTGACATTTAGCGTTCTTGCCATGGCTCTGGCAACGCGGACGGACCGACGGCCGTCCATGGCACGCACCGTGTGGGACAGCTCCGTCGGCAAGAAGACAGTGATGGCGGTCAGCGGCCTGATCATGCTGCTGTACCTGGTCGTCCACATGATCGGGAACCTCAAGATCTTCTTCGGCGCGGGGGAGTTCAACCACTACGCCCACTGGCTGCGCACCGTCGGCGAACCCTTCATGCACTACGAGTGGACGCTCTGGCTGATCCGGATCGTCCTCGTCGTCGCCGTGGTCGCCCACGCCGTCTCCGCGTACCAGCTCAGCCGCCGCGACATCAAGGCGCGCCCCAGCAAGTACGTGCACAAGAAGCCGCGGGCGACCTACGCCACGCGCACCATGCGCTGGGGCGGGATCATCCTCGCCCTGTTCATCGTCTGGCACATCCTCGACCTGACCACCGGCACCGTGCACTCCGGCGGCTTCCAGGAGGGCCACCCGTACCAGAACGTCGTGGACACCTTCTCCACCTGGTACGGCGACGTCATCTACATCGTCGCGATGCTCGCCCTCGGCCTGCACGTCCGGCACGGCTTCTGGAGCGCGGCCCAGACCCTCGGCGCGGGCAGCCGCAGCCGCGACCGCGCCCTGAAGACGACCGCCAATGTCCTCGCGCTGCTGCTCACGGCCGGCTTCATCGCCGTGCCCGTGGGCGTCATGACTGGAGTGGTGAGCTGAAATGGCCCATGAATACGCGGACTTCACGACCGGGGAACCCGTCACCGACACCAAGTCGCCCACCGGACCCATCAACGAGCGCTGGGACACCCGCCGTTTCGAGGCCAAACTCGTCAACCCCGCCAACCGCCGCAAACACACGGTGATCGTCGTCGGCACCGGCCTCGCGGGCGGCTCCGCGGGCGCCACACTCGCCGAACAGGGCTACCACGTCGTCCAGTTCTGCTACCAGGACTCCCCGCGCCGCGCCCACTCCATCGCCGCCCAGGGCGGCATCAACGCGGCGAAGAACTACCGCAACGACGGCGACTCCGTCCACCGCCTCTTCTACGACACCGTCAAGGGCGGCGACTTCAGGGCCCGCGAGTCCAACGTCCACCGCCTGGCGCAGATTTCGGTGGAGATCATCGATCAGTGCGTCGCGCAGGGCGTGCCGTTCGCGCGGGAGTACGGCGGCCTGCTCGACACCCGTTCCTTCGGTGGTGTGCAGGTGTCCCGGACCTTTTACGCGCGTGGCCAGACAGGGCAGCAACTCCTGCTCGGCGCCTACCAGGCGCTGTCCCGGCAGATCGCCGCCGGGAACATCGAGATGCACCCGCGCACCGAGATGCTCGACCTGATCGTCATCGACGGGAAGGCGCGCGGGATCGTGGCACGCGATCTCATCAGCGGCCGTATCGACACGTACTTCGCGGACGCCGTCGTCCTCGCCAGCGGCGGCTACGGCAACGTCTTCTACCTGTCGACGAACGCCATGAACTCCAATGCCACCGCCGTCTGGCGGGCGCACCGGCGCGGCGCGCTCTTCGCCAACCCGTGCTTCACCCAGATCCATCCGACCTGCATCCCGCGCACCGGCGAGCACCAGTCCAAACTCACCCTGATGAGCGAGTCGTTGCGCAACGACGGCCGGATCTGGGTGCCGAAGGCCCAAGGCGACACGCGTCCGCCGAACCAGATCCCCGAGGACGAGCGCGACTACTACCTGGAGCGCATCTACCCGTCCTTCGGCAACCTCGTGCCCCGCGACATCGCCTCCCGCGCCGCGAAGAACGTCTGCGACGAGGGGCGGGGCGTCGGCCCCGGCGGGCAGGGCGTGTATCTCGACTTCGCCGACGCCATACGGCGGTTGGGCCGCAAGGCCGTCGAGGAGAAGTACGGCAACCTCTTCGACATGTACGCCCGGATCACCGCCGAGGACCCGTACACGGTCCCGATGCGGATCTACCCGGCCGTGCATTACACGATGGGCGGCCTCTGGGTCGACTACGACCTCCAGACCACCGTCCCAGGCCTGTTCGCGATCGGTGAGGCCAACTTCTCCGACCACGGCGCCAACCGGCTCGGCGCCTCCGCGCTGATGCAGGGCCTCGCCGACGGCTACTTCGTGCTCCCGGCGACGATCAACGACTATCTCGCCCGGAACCCCGGACACGAGGAGATCGGCGTCCAACACCCCGCCGTACAGGAGGTGTTGGCGGAGACCGAGGACCGCCTCAACCTCCTCCTCTCCGTGGACGGCGACCGCACCCCGGACTCCTTCCACCGCGAACTCGGCGAACTCATGTGGGAGTTCTGCGGCATGGCCCGCACCGACAGCGGACTGCGCAAGGCGCTGGAGCGCATCCCGCAGATCCGCGAGGAGTTCTGGCGGCGGATCAAGGTCCCGGGCACCGGC from Streptomyces sp. NBC_01478 includes the following:
- a CDS encoding succinate dehydrogenase, which gives rise to MARTVWDSSVGKKTVMAVSGLIMLLYLVVHMIGNLKIFFGAGEFNHYAHWLRTVGEPFMHYEWTLWLIRIVLVVAVVAHAVSAYQLSRRDIKARPSKYVHKKPRATYATRTMRWGGIILALFIVWHILDLTTGTVHSGGFQEGHPYQNVVDTFSTWYGDVIYIVAMLALGLHVRHGFWSAAQTLGAGSRSRDRALKTTANVLALLLTAGFIAVPVGVMTGVVS
- a CDS encoding fumarate reductase/succinate dehydrogenase flavoprotein subunit, whose product is MAHEYADFTTGEPVTDTKSPTGPINERWDTRRFEAKLVNPANRRKHTVIVVGTGLAGGSAGATLAEQGYHVVQFCYQDSPRRAHSIAAQGGINAAKNYRNDGDSVHRLFYDTVKGGDFRARESNVHRLAQISVEIIDQCVAQGVPFAREYGGLLDTRSFGGVQVSRTFYARGQTGQQLLLGAYQALSRQIAAGNIEMHPRTEMLDLIVIDGKARGIVARDLISGRIDTYFADAVVLASGGYGNVFYLSTNAMNSNATAVWRAHRRGALFANPCFTQIHPTCIPRTGEHQSKLTLMSESLRNDGRIWVPKAQGDTRPPNQIPEDERDYYLERIYPSFGNLVPRDIASRAAKNVCDEGRGVGPGGQGVYLDFADAIRRLGRKAVEEKYGNLFDMYARITAEDPYTVPMRIYPAVHYTMGGLWVDYDLQTTVPGLFAIGEANFSDHGANRLGASALMQGLADGYFVLPATINDYLARNPGHEEIGVQHPAVQEVLAETEDRLNLLLSVDGDRTPDSFHRELGELMWEFCGMARTDSGLRKALERIPQIREEFWRRIKVPGTGEEFNQSLEKANRIVDYLELAELMCLDALNRAESCGGHFREESQTPDGEAERRDEEFSYAAAWEFTGTGSSPVLHKEDLVFEYVHPTQRSYA
- a CDS encoding LysR family transcriptional regulator; amino-acid sequence: MQFQQLQYFVAVAETRHFTRAADLVHVAQPSLSQQIKALERELGADLFLRARGNITLTDAGEALLPLARRILADADTARHEVLELVQLRSGRIRLGATPSLCTGLLPDVLRAFHDRYPGIRLLIEEGGSHDLVRELARGALDLALVVLPLPTPSPALTTVELLREDLVVVSSPEAPVPGRGRTVRISDLEGERLVMFRHGYDLRELTVAACRAEGFEPDFAVEGGEMDAVLGFVRAGLGVAVVPRMVATKSGRGLRVTPLARPGLHRTIALAHRSDVAPPRAARELQRMLLER